AAGCCCTGGAAGGCCAAACTTCTTCATCATCATGCTCCATAGAAAAGGCTTCATTTTCCGGCGCCGTCTTCAACATCTCAACCACCATGATCGGAGCCGGAATCATGTCGATCCCAGCCACGATAAAAGTGCTGGGAATAATTCCTGGGCTCATAGCCATTGTAGTAGTGGCTGTCTTGACGGAGGTCACGGTGGAGTTCCTTTTAAGATACACAAACTCCGGCAAGTCAGAAACCTACGCCGGCATGGTGGGGGAGTCGTTTGGACCGTTGGGATCGATTGCTGTGCAAGTTTGTATCATCATAACCAACCTGGGTTGCCTCATCATTTTCTTCATCATCATCGGTAAGCTGACTAATTAAGCTCTTCAATGTGCATGTCTTTATTTTAGAGTTGTTGCATTATCCACCATGCCTAACAAAACAAGGAAAGCCCCATTCCTTGGTTGGTGTCTGATAGGGACGTGCAACCATTCTCCACCGGACCAAAATTCAATTAGGGTGTTCTGTTGTGCTCGATATTTCAGTGTTAGGAACAGTTTGATACTTTGATTACTTTTTTTTTTTTTTTGAAATGAAACAGTTTGATACTTTGATTAGCTCGTTGAGGAATAATGTCAAGTGAACCGCATTTAGTGACTAACTTATCAGATTTCTTGACCTGGAGTAGTAGTGAAGTTCATTTTTCTTCTAAATGTAACAATTAATCTCTATAATATGTTTTGGTAGACACTAATGGAAGAATGTTTTCAAACTTTTGTTTAGGGGATGTGCTATGTGGGAGTACTCAATCGGAAGGAGCTTTGCACTTGGGCATTTTGCAAGAATTGTTTGGCATCCATTGGTGGAATTCTCGAGCTTATGCGCTTCTTCTCATTGCAATCTTTGTGATGCTTCCATTAGTCTCGTTACGCCGAGTTGGTAAGTAAAGTAAACTTTGATCAAATAATAGATGACCAAAATTCGGTAGGTCTAGTTTTCCCTCATTGCTCTTTGCTTGAATTGCAGATTCACTAAGGCACAGTTCAGCAGTGTCCGTTTTGTTAGCAGTGGTTTTTGTTGCCATAAGCTCTGCAATGGCGATTTACGCTTTGTGTGAAGGAAAGGCTCACAAATTGAGACTATTTCCGGACTTTGCGGTGATATCAATATTTGATGTGTTCACCAGTATCCCAGTTATTGTGACAAGTTTTGGAGTCCATGTCAATGGTGAGACAACACTATGGTCTTTCATATAGATAATGCTATATGTAACACTTGATTCTGATACATTTCAAGTATGTGACTGAATGGATGCAGTTCATCCAATTAGAGCAGAGCTCGGTGAGCCTTCTGATATGAAGTTAGCTGCTCGAATTTCTCTGCTGATCTGCGTCGTCATTTACAGCTCTATCGGTTTCTTTGGCTACCTATTGTTCGGGGACTCAATAATGGCTGACATGCTAGTAAACTTTGATCAAAACTCTGGCTCCACATTCGGGCAGTTGCTCAATATCATTGTTAGATCAAGCTACGCAATGCACCTCTTGCTCGTGTTCCCTGTCATGAACTTCTCTTTGAGGGCCAATATAGATGAGCTGCTCTTCCCACACAAACCTATTTTGGCCGAAAGCAACTCAAGATTTCTAATCCTCACTTGTATTTTGCTCTCATTTTCTTACTTTGTGGCAATAGCTATCCCAAACATATGGTACTTGTTTCAGTTTATGGGATCAACCACTGTGGTTTGCCTCTCATTTATATTCCCTGGTGCTCTCATTCTCAGGTAACCGAATTCTGAGCCTTTTCGTTGTTTTAGCTTGGTTTGCAAGCAAGTTCAATACTTGGTTTCTGATTCGAAATTCTTACCAGGGATGGACAGGGGATATCAACAACAAAGGACAAGATAATAGCAATATTGGTGATAGTTTTGGCTGTGGTGACAAGCTCAGTTGCAATCTCCAGCAATTTGTAGTTTTGTACACTTCAACTCAAAGAGCTTAAAGCTACATATGTACATACTCTGCAGATTGGGCACAGGTTTTTGAATGCCACAAATTCTGCTCCGGAGAACCAAATTGGATTCATTATATCTGTCTTCCTATGAAATTTGATGTATCAATGTTGAACAAATTAATTCTGAAATGCAAGTTTGATATTTGTCTAGAATTATCGTATACCTCCAACTCGCTTCATTACCAAGTTCATCAGATTTGTTGTGTGGAACTATTAGAACAAGATCATTATCTTTATCTTTCCACGTTGGTGATGGCTATATCTGTGCCTCTAGAAGCGACCCCTCAACCACTCATCTCCAAAAGAGAACATTATTCCAGAAGGGCATGTTCAATTGTCTACTGAAGTATCCAGAAATATAAACAGTAAGAAGAACTTGATGTTTACATGCCTTATCATGAACAATTATGCTCAAATGCGACCACATATGGATCCCAGAATACCAAAGTCATGAACAATCATTTTCAACAGCTAAAAAGTAATTCAAACGAGTGTGGATTCCAGTTTACTTGTTCAAGAATCATATTATGAAAATGGTTGTATGAACAAACAAAAAAAGTTGGAATTTAACATGTAAGTAACGAAAGTTCATCACATACTAGAAACCTAAACCGGTGACACTGCATATCAACACTGTAACCATTTGTGTGTGTTTTGATGCGTTACGCAAAACACATATGAATTTCAAGTTATGGAAACACTAATGGACCAAATTCAATTTTATGTCTCATCTTAGCTTTGAGATCCACGTCTCAAAACACTATAAGTTAGTCTTAACTCTTTAAATTTATCCCTAACTAGTCTCTTAACACACGCTAATGCGTGTGACAATTTGTTTTTCCCCTCTTGTTCCCACTTTTATAATGGGAAGCGTGGCTTTGGTGTCAAAAGCTTCACCATTTAAATACCTGAATTGCCCTTAATAATTACACACTAAGAAAACTTTAATTAAATCCCTAACGGTGTTAGTTGTAATTTCAAAATATAAAAGCAGCAGTTTTTGCCAAATGCCAACTGCACAGTTATTTGCAATTAATATCTGAAAAAAAAAACCGTAATCTTTTTTTTTTAGTAAAATAAGAGGGGAAAAAGCAAATTGTTCATTTCTTAGTGTATAATTATTAAGGGTAATTTGGGTATTTAAAAAAATTGGTAAAGCTGTTAACACCAAAGCCACGCTGCTCGTTAGAAGTGGAGATATGACCAAAACCATTTTTTTTTTTTTTGGCCAACAATAAAAGAATATGCCAGGACACCACTCATCGTCTACACCATTGATCTTCAAGAACTCCCACATTACCCACTTTTCGTCCAGATACAATTTCGTCCAAGTACACAATAACCCCACTCCAAACTCAAATTCCATTCTTACCCTTCCAGTAACCCCATCGCCATTATCCTAACCCCACATACTTTAATGAGCTTTTGGTAAATTAACCTACTCTCTCCAATCATAGCCCACATCCCATGCCAACATTATTCACGTTTAAATCTCATGATGTACAAAGTGACAAACACCAATTTTGACTAGCTCCCATCTCCCTCGCAATGTCGCCGGCGGCCGGAGCTCACGTGCCACTGCTGCCCGAGAGCAAGAAAATAAAGCAGGGAGGCTCGGTTTCCGGGGCGGTGTTCAATGTTTCGACTAGCATTATTGGTGCTGGGATTATGTCCATACCTGCCACCCTCAAGGTGTTGGGAGTCATACCAGCTTTTGTGCTCATTGTGATCATTGCTTTCTTGGCTGACGTTTCCGTGGAGTTTCTGATGAGGTTCACTCATTCCGGTGAGTCGAGGACGTACGCCGGCGTCATGAGGGAGTCGTTTGGGGAGGTGGGATCGGTTGCAGCACAAGTATGTGTCATGATCACTAACCTAGGGTGCTTGATCATGTACCAGATCATAATAGGTAAGCTAGTTTCAAATTCTCTACTTCGTTTATGTTAGTTAGACTACTTAGGTGAACTCTCTAATAATAGAATGGTTTTTTTTTTTTTAGGGGATGTTCTCTCTGGAAATGAAACAGGGCATTTGGGTGTTCTGCAAGAATGGTTTGGAGTTCAGTGGTGGAACTCACGTAACATCGCCCTCTTGTTCACTCTGGTTTTGATAATGCTACCGTTGGTGTTGTTAAGGCGTGTAGGTTAGTATTCTAACACTTGGATTTGCCTCTATCTTGTTGAACTTTATGTTATTATACGAGGTATGGTTTGGTTTATGGATTAGAAGTTTGAAATTGGGAACAAAATAATAATCCAAAAGATATTGGAGTCGATTTTAACAAGAGTGATGAAATATTTATGTTGGACTCTTAAATCTTGGTTTTGTGATGAACCGCAGAATCCCTTAGGTTCAGTTCGGCTATATCAGTTCTTCTTGCTGTAGTTTTTGTTGGGATAAGTTCTGTACTGGCAATCCTTGCAATCTTTGAAGGGAAAACCAAAACCCCAAGATTGGTTCCAAGTTTGGACCAGCAAACCACCTTCTTTGATCTGTTCACTGCTGTTCCAGTCATCGTGACGGCCTTCACTTTTCATTTCAATGGTAAGAACTAAGAAGGGCATTGTTTCACCATTAATACATAGCTTTGAGTCGAGTTGCAGGCTTGCAGCTCAAAATTTTCACCATTCTTATTATGATCTCTGATTTGCTTTGCATACAGTTCACCCTATTGGTTTTGAGCTCGGGAAGCCTTCGGATATGATCTTGGCTGTGCAAATCTCACTAGTGCTTTGTGCAGTCATCTACTTTACCATAGGACTATTTGGTTACCTATTGTTTGGGGACTCAATCATGACCGACATACTTATAAACTTCGATAGAAGCTCTGATTCAGCAATGGGGGCACTACTCAATGATGTGGTCAGATTGAGCTATGCACTCCACTTGATGTTGGTGTTTCCACTCTTGAACTTCTCTTTAAGAGCAAACTTGGATGAGTTTCTTTTCCCTAAGAGACAACTACTGACAACAGATACCAGAAGATTTATGTTCCTCACTATTGGTTTGCTAGTCTTTTCTTACCTAGCAGCAATAGCCTTCCCAAACATTTGGTATCTCTTTCAGTTTCTGGGTTCAACCTCTGCTGTTTGTCTTGCATTCATTTTCCCTGGTGCTATTGTTCTAAGGTACAGTAGTCGAAGTTCTTCCTCTTCGTCTTTGTTTTCAAGAAGATGGAACAACTTAACACTAATGAGTTTTACTGTATGCATTACAGGGATGTACATGGGATATCTACAAAGAGGGATACGATTTTGGCGACGATAATGGTAATCCTGTCAGTTGTTACAAGCGCAATTGCCATTTCCACCAATGTGTATAACACGTTCGGAAACAAGTCGTAATTGATTTTCCTTCTCTGGTTTTGCCATTTTTGTTGTAATTGAGGTGCCTGTATTGGTTTGTATTATTCATCATATTGTTGTATATGTAATGCTTACAAATAATATAACATGAATGCAAAGAAAATGATGGAAGTTTCCTGGTAAATGGACTCCAATCTGGATGCAGGATCTCTACGTAAGGGGAGATGTGTTATAGATAATTCTCCACTGATCATGAATCATAAGAAAATTGAAGCCAATTGTCTGATCTCAGACACTATTTATTACATTTAAAGAACTAAACAAATAAAACTACAAGGCTTATAAATCTATCCTTACAAAAGGGCATGCGCATACAGAAATGACATTTCATCAGATTTGAATTGCAGCACCAGGATACTAGGAAGT
Above is a window of Fragaria vesca subsp. vesca linkage group LG7, FraVesHawaii_1.0, whole genome shotgun sequence DNA encoding:
- the LOC101295659 gene encoding probable sodium-coupled neutral amino acid transporter 6-like, with amino-acid sequence MKNQQNNDESGEIAHPLLHDFKALEGQTSSSSCSIEKASFSGAVFNISTTMIGAGIMSIPATIKVLGIIPGLIAIVVVAVLTEVTVEFLLRYTNSGKSETYAGMVGESFGPLGSIAVQVCIIITNLGCLIIFFIIIGDVLCGSTQSEGALHLGILQELFGIHWWNSRAYALLLIAIFVMLPLVSLRRVDSLRHSSAVSVLLAVVFVAISSAMAIYALCEGKAHKLRLFPDFAVISIFDVFTSIPVIVTSFGVHVNVHPIRAELGEPSDMKLAARISLLICVVIYSSIGFFGYLLFGDSIMADMLVNFDQNSGSTFGQLLNIIVRSSYAMHLLLVFPVMNFSLRANIDELLFPHKPILAESNSRFLILTCILLSFSYFVAIAIPNIWYLFQFMGSTTVVCLSFIFPGALILRDGQGISTTKDKIIAILVIVLAVVTSSVAISSNL
- the LOC101295950 gene encoding sodium-coupled neutral amino acid transporter 3-like; translation: MSPAAGAHVPLLPESKKIKQGGSVSGAVFNVSTSIIGAGIMSIPATLKVLGVIPAFVLIVIIAFLADVSVEFLMRFTHSGESRTYAGVMRESFGEVGSVAAQVCVMITNLGCLIMYQIIIGDVLSGNETGHLGVLQEWFGVQWWNSRNIALLFTLVLIMLPLVLLRRVESLRFSSAISVLLAVVFVGISSVLAILAIFEGKTKTPRLVPSLDQQTTFFDLFTAVPVIVTAFTFHFNVHPIGFELGKPSDMILAVQISLVLCAVIYFTIGLFGYLLFGDSIMTDILINFDRSSDSAMGALLNDVVRLSYALHLMLVFPLLNFSLRANLDEFLFPKRQLLTTDTRRFMFLTIGLLVFSYLAAIAFPNIWYLFQFLGSTSAVCLAFIFPGAIVLRDVHGISTKRDTILATIMVILSVVTSAIAISTNVYNTFGNKS